The following proteins are encoded in a genomic region of Coffea eugenioides isolate CCC68of chromosome 6, Ceug_1.0, whole genome shotgun sequence:
- the LOC113775311 gene encoding uncharacterized protein LOC113775311 isoform X1 has protein sequence MGKRKRRTDPNKAPPSDVMQQSSQMEASSEQKSSDQVESSAIGPISSILEIMDDSVKLPQVSQLPAHHQHFSRAMLLRNPRYCSRKYYRRNSGNRADASTSSGKVTPSIDENIFLKFANKYRSDDCRQHTENWDQAFLKPERIRSSSFSTDAVSHDVGKMVCRICERLLRKKPYINGGIGSSSDLSVVAVLVCGHVYHADCLEQKTSQEEQMDPPCPTCASLMSKVED, from the exons ATGTTATGCAGCAGTCATCTCAAATGGAAGCATCGTCAGAGCAG AAATCTTCTGATCAAGTCGAAAGTAGTGCAATAGGGCCCATTTCATCCATCTTAGAAATCATGGATGACTCTGTTAAGTTACCACAGGTTTCACAGTTGCCTGCTCATCATCAGCACTTTAGCCGCGCTATGCTACTAAGAAATCCTCGGTATTGTAGCCGCAAGTATTATCGGAGAAATTCAGGGAACCGCGCTGATGCATCCACATCAAGTGGAAAGGTTACTCCTTCAATAGATGAGAATATATTCCTCAAATTTGCTAATAAGTATCGTTCAGATGATTGCAGGCAGCATACAG AAAATTGGGATCAAGCATTTCTAAAACCAGAAAGAATCAGATCGAGTTCGTTTTCTACGGATGCAGTATCTCACGATGTGGGAAAGATGGTATGTAGAATATGCGAGAGGCTCTTGAGGAAGAAACCGTACATCAATGGAGGCATTGGATCATCTAGCGATCTCTCTGTAGTAGCAGTGTTAGTTTGTGGTCATGTTTACCATGCAGACTGTTTGGAGCAGAAAACTAGCCAAGAAGAACAAATGGATCCTCCTTGTCCCACATGTGCGAGCCTGATGTCCAAGGTTGAAGATTAG
- the LOC113775311 gene encoding uncharacterized protein LOC113775311 isoform X2, with product MGKRKRRTDPNKAPPSDVMQQSSQMEASSEQVSQLPAHHQHFSRAMLLRNPRYCSRKYYRRNSGNRADASTSSGKVTPSIDENIFLKFANKYRSDDCRQHTENWDQAFLKPERIRSSSFSTDAVSHDVGKMVCRICERLLRKKPYINGGIGSSSDLSVVAVLVCGHVYHADCLEQKTSQEEQMDPPCPTCASLMSKVED from the exons ATGTTATGCAGCAGTCATCTCAAATGGAAGCATCGTCAGAGCAG GTTTCACAGTTGCCTGCTCATCATCAGCACTTTAGCCGCGCTATGCTACTAAGAAATCCTCGGTATTGTAGCCGCAAGTATTATCGGAGAAATTCAGGGAACCGCGCTGATGCATCCACATCAAGTGGAAAGGTTACTCCTTCAATAGATGAGAATATATTCCTCAAATTTGCTAATAAGTATCGTTCAGATGATTGCAGGCAGCATACAG AAAATTGGGATCAAGCATTTCTAAAACCAGAAAGAATCAGATCGAGTTCGTTTTCTACGGATGCAGTATCTCACGATGTGGGAAAGATGGTATGTAGAATATGCGAGAGGCTCTTGAGGAAGAAACCGTACATCAATGGAGGCATTGGATCATCTAGCGATCTCTCTGTAGTAGCAGTGTTAGTTTGTGGTCATGTTTACCATGCAGACTGTTTGGAGCAGAAAACTAGCCAAGAAGAACAAATGGATCCTCCTTGTCCCACATGTGCGAGCCTGATGTCCAAGGTTGAAGATTAG
- the LOC113773118 gene encoding monogalactosyldiacylglycerol synthase 2, chloroplastic isoform X1, with translation MVMAASPRKSINTVFQRVGVYGFGGSSQKRAKYDIQDEDDIMEMEQIGAERTKNVLILMSDTGGGHRASAEAIRDAFKLEFGDQYRIIVKDVWKEYTGWPLNNMENQYKFMVKHVQLWNVAFHSTSPRWIHSLYLAAIAAFYAKEVEAGLMEYKPDIIISVHPLMQHIPLWVLKWQGLQKKVIFVTVITDLNTCHRTWFHPGVNRLYCPSDEVAKRALLDGLEESQLRVFGLPIRPSFCRAVLSKDDLRVELEMDPVLPAVLLMGGGEGMGPVKKTAKALGETLFDQELSRPIGQLIVICGRNENLANTLKSLEWKIPVKVRGFETQMVKWMGACDCIITKAGPGTITEALIRGLPIILNDYIPGQEKGNVPYVVDNGAGVFTRSPKETARIVAGWFTTKTDELTRMSENALQLAKPDAVFDIVRDIHELACQRGPMASVPYMLTSSFSELI, from the exons ATGGTGATGGCTGCATCGCCAAGGAAATCAATAAATACGGTGTTTCAGAGGGTAGGGGTGTATGGATTTGGAGGGAGCAGCCAGAAGAGAGCCAAGTATGACATTCAAGATGAGGATGACATCATGGAGATGGAACAAATAGGTGCTGAGAGGACCAAGAACGTGTTGATTCTCATGAGTGATACAGGTGGTGGTCATAGAGCTTCTGCTGAAGCCATCAGGGATGCGTTCAAGTTGGAATTTGGTGATCAATATAGG ATTATCGTGAAGGATGTCTGGAAAGAGTATACGGGCTGGCCACTGAATAACATGGAAAACCAATACAAGTTCATGGTTAAACACGTGCAGCTCTGGAACGTTGCATTTCACAGTACCTCTCCTAGATGGATACACAGCCTCTATCTTGCTGCGATTGCAGCATTTTACGCAAA GGAAGTAGAGGCCGGCCTAATGGAGTACAAGCCAGACATTATCATTAGTGTGCATCCACTTATGCAGCATATTCCTTTGTGGGTTCTTAAATGGCAAGGCCTACAGAAGAAAGTGATCTTTGTAACAGTCATTACTGACCTCAATACTTGCCATCGCACCTG GTTTCATCCAGGAGTAAATAGATTATACTGTCCGTCAGATGAGGTTGCAAAACGGGCTCTGCTAGATGGCTTGGAAGAATCTCAACTTCGCGTCTTTGGCTTGCCTATCAGACCTTCTTTTTGTCGTGCTGTTCTCTCGAAG GATGATTTGAGAGTCGAGCTTGAGATGGATCCAGTTCTGCCAGCAGTTTTGCTAATGGGAGGTGGTGAAGGGATGGGCCCTGTGAAGAAAACCGCAAAGGCTCTTGGAGAAACTCTGTTTGATCAAGAACTCAGCCGACCGATTGGCCAATTGATCGTCATATGTGGTCGTAATGAAAACCTAGCCAACACATTAAAATCGCTTGAATGGAAGATCCCAGTTAAG GTTAGAGGATTTGAGACGCAGATGGTGAAATGGATGGGCGCTTGCGACTGCATTATAACGAAA GCTGGACCTGGTACAATTACAGAAGCATTGATCAGAGGTCTTCCTATCATTCTCAACGACTACATCCCTGGACAA GAAAAAGGGAACGTTCCATATGTAGTCGACAACGGTGCGGGGGTATTTACCAGGAGCCCCAAGGAAACAGCCAGGATTGTGGCTGGATGGTTCACCACCAAGACGGATGAGCTGACGAGAATGTCAGAGAATGCTCTGCAACTCGCAAAGCCGGATGCAGTTTTTGACATCGTGAGGGACATCCATGAGCTTGCTTGCCAAAGAGGACCCATGGCGAGCGTCCCCTATATGTTGACATCATCATTTTCGGAACTAATTTAA
- the LOC113773118 gene encoding monogalactosyldiacylglycerol synthase 2, chloroplastic isoform X2, protein MVMAASPRKSINTVFQRVGVYGFGGSSQKRAKYDIQDEDDIMEMEQIGAERTKNVLILMSDTGGGHRASAEAIRDAFKLEFGDQYRIIVKDVWKEYTGWPLNNMENQYKFMVKHVQLWNVAFHSTSPRWIHSLYLAAIAAFYAKEVEAGLMEYKPDIIISVHPLMQHIPLWVLKWQGLQKKVIFVTVITDLNTCHRTWFHPGVNRLYCPSDEVAKRALLDGLEESQLRVFGLPIRPSFCRAVLSKDDLRVELEMDPVLPAVLLMGGGEGMGPVKKTAKALGETLFDQELSRPIGQLIVICGRNENLANTLKSLEWKIPVKVRGFETQMVKWMGACDCIITKKH, encoded by the exons ATGGTGATGGCTGCATCGCCAAGGAAATCAATAAATACGGTGTTTCAGAGGGTAGGGGTGTATGGATTTGGAGGGAGCAGCCAGAAGAGAGCCAAGTATGACATTCAAGATGAGGATGACATCATGGAGATGGAACAAATAGGTGCTGAGAGGACCAAGAACGTGTTGATTCTCATGAGTGATACAGGTGGTGGTCATAGAGCTTCTGCTGAAGCCATCAGGGATGCGTTCAAGTTGGAATTTGGTGATCAATATAGG ATTATCGTGAAGGATGTCTGGAAAGAGTATACGGGCTGGCCACTGAATAACATGGAAAACCAATACAAGTTCATGGTTAAACACGTGCAGCTCTGGAACGTTGCATTTCACAGTACCTCTCCTAGATGGATACACAGCCTCTATCTTGCTGCGATTGCAGCATTTTACGCAAA GGAAGTAGAGGCCGGCCTAATGGAGTACAAGCCAGACATTATCATTAGTGTGCATCCACTTATGCAGCATATTCCTTTGTGGGTTCTTAAATGGCAAGGCCTACAGAAGAAAGTGATCTTTGTAACAGTCATTACTGACCTCAATACTTGCCATCGCACCTG GTTTCATCCAGGAGTAAATAGATTATACTGTCCGTCAGATGAGGTTGCAAAACGGGCTCTGCTAGATGGCTTGGAAGAATCTCAACTTCGCGTCTTTGGCTTGCCTATCAGACCTTCTTTTTGTCGTGCTGTTCTCTCGAAG GATGATTTGAGAGTCGAGCTTGAGATGGATCCAGTTCTGCCAGCAGTTTTGCTAATGGGAGGTGGTGAAGGGATGGGCCCTGTGAAGAAAACCGCAAAGGCTCTTGGAGAAACTCTGTTTGATCAAGAACTCAGCCGACCGATTGGCCAATTGATCGTCATATGTGGTCGTAATGAAAACCTAGCCAACACATTAAAATCGCTTGAATGGAAGATCCCAGTTAAG GTTAGAGGATTTGAGACGCAGATGGTGAAATGGATGGGCGCTTGCGACTGCATTATAACGAAA AAGCATTGA